CAGTCGACATTCCGATAGCGAGAGAATAAAGAAGAAACAAATATGTTTCCGTAAGCCCGACCGCAGCAACAGCAGAAGCCCCCAAAGCGCCTACAAAATAAATGTCAACGACTGCAAATGCAGACTCCATGACGAGTTCCAAAACCATCGGAACTGAGAGTAAGAAGACGGCCTTACCAAGCGAAATTTGTGTGTAATCCGCTTCCGTCCCTGTAAGCGCCTTTCTTAATTCCCTCCAAAGAGAAGATCGTTCCGATTCTAACTTAGGGTCTTTTTTTATAGCTTCCATCCGAGCACCTTTTGCGATCAAGTTCTGATCGATCTGCACAGAAAAGCAAGGCACTTTAGGGGATCATTTTGAAGGTGAGAACATTCTGGATCAATTTAAACACCCGTCGGTGTTTCCGGATTTTCAAAACAGAAGGTCGGGCGTTCCCACACACTCTCCATATTTCTAGGGAAACTTTCACAACCCTGGTGTGGTCGGGCTACTGCGGACTACGCTTCGCTTCGGACGCCTCGCCTTCGGCTGCGGGGTCCGCTACGCGTCCTTCGTATCCCTAACGCGGGGAGTAAATACTTTACAATTCTCGTATATACGAAATTATTTAAAATATGTCGGATTCATTATCCTTTCTTGAAATCGCCGAAAAAGCATTAAACACGATAGGAAAACCAATGAGCGCCTCCGAAATCTGGGCACTTGCAAAAGAACGGAACTGGAAAACGGACTCAGTTGGGGTAACTCCCTGGGCAACAATCGCTGCACAAATTTACGTCAGTATAAAAAATGATCCTCACACTCCTTTTCGACAAGTTAGTAAAAGACCAACCCGATTTGTACTAACTCCTTGGGGAGAAGCTGCTGAAAGAGCTGTTGCTGAATTGAATTCTTTAGTACTAGAGTCGGAAAATGTACCATTGAAGGAAAGAGAACTACACCCTGCCCTTGCAAAGTTTGTATATTCCAATTCTCATTTCAGAGCATACGTTAAAACGATTTACCACGAAGTTTCAATCAAATCAATTAAGGGAAGAAATCTTTGGTTGCACCCAGACTTAGTAGGAGTTCGATT
The window above is part of the Leptospira licerasiae serovar Varillal str. VAR 010 genome. Proteins encoded here:
- a CDS encoding HTH domain-containing protein, giving the protein MSDSLSFLEIAEKALNTIGKPMSASEIWALAKERNWKTDSVGVTPWATIAAQIYVSIKNDPHTPFRQVSKRPTRFVLTPWGEAAERAVAELNSLVLESENVPLKERELHPALAKFVYSNSHFRAYVKTIYHEVSIKSIKGRNLWLHPDLVGVRFNFDEYKKETVNLQKLTANPDCYLFSFEMKINLHFGNLREAFFQAVSNSSWANEGYLVAANIQEEMDLMDELARLNKAFGIGIIRLNTSKPEQSEILFQSNPKSELDFDTINRLVEDNENFKDFLSNIAEDVKLGKVKSEYDKRD